The genomic region aagcacttaccacaaccggtcagtacgccaacctcccgtagaggaatgtcgagtagtcctcaccagaaaggaggagggcgtcgccaccgacgccagtcagcgtccctctcagcctcagaaggctccctaaacatcgtccgaggaggatcgatgggaaccgtcaagacatcccgagagcactgccgagttaagtgctcgcccaagtaccacacaggacccatcgacgtcctcagcagcagccggctcgagctcctaggtcgaaggaactcagccacgaaaggaggagcgccagcgtactcctcccaaggcctaggcacccactagaaaagcaaacgaggggtcattcttatgatcagttctaaaaaaaagagaaagaaaacacAGTCAAATGTATGGtaaaatactcacgccgtccagctaaagagcgttcacctcccgccgacagacgtcttggaaggaacgccgactcctcgtgcggcacatcacccaatccctcacgacgggataggccttctccaccggctccgtcctcttgggcgcgaggctcgaaaagtaggagtacacccatgcctgtaaatcaagataatcaacaacgatctttcgtgatttggtaagaaaaagaaatgatctttcatgagaagaagtgaaggttcatacctccaacaacagtccagggccgacagcagcaggagaagtccccttctctatcaactccggacgaaccatggccctcatgaagcggatgaggaccgcaaaaccagcagtgacccagtcccaacgtcctagggagctcaggtcagaaagaaaaggaagaagcttcgtcgaaagcctctctcccttgtctccaaggtaaatcgaagacaagaaccaccagagccacaagcggactctcttctctgcagtgcagggaggacgagccgtctccctcccctcgatcaccaccaacgctggggtcttccccgcgaagtagtcccgcacgtaagaactaggcaccaagccaggtaccgcagccgccttcggcgccaagtttcGGCCAATCAACCTCCTGGCCTCTACCGAGTCAAACCTCATGgccgtctctggccactccaccacctcagtcccacacggcaaaccagaaatcatgccgtagtcctccaaagtgacccccacctcaccaaaaggcatgtgaaacgtggaggtcgtgtcccaaaaccggtccaagaatgctcggacgagactgaggttagcccgaagcttcctcctcgcgatatccctccaagcctgcaccaaggcaccgaacgctccccgtTTGATCATGGCCCGCttctcagccgacagcctctcataGCACCTCATTGCCGtcatgtagcccgagaacgacctgatgttcccggccttctatgttgatttgaaacaaaagctatctttagctcaaataaagaagaaaaggaatgacaaacagaaatgaaagaagatgaatgaagagtgacgaatcctatttaccaagctcttcaccgtcctgtaagacaggtgaccctccgcagcccagagcaggtgcctactgtcccaggtctcagcccacgcagatGCTCCCCTTAGCTAGCtaccacctcgtccaacgttggcccgtctcggggcctcctccttctcaacagcctcctcctggacctcgtcctcagcagccatcaccgccgcggtgaaagcctcctccagcgcctcctcaagcacctgagaagggtcaacaacagtgtccacgtccatgggagccctcccaaacgtagaagcctcgtcacctgcaaaattaaagtaaatttaggccgcgtcaagtgacgacaaccttgattaggggattttcgagttttcggagctccgaaatcgctcttttctcgccatctttggcaactttcccacaaacccgtccgctcatgtggtaatttgggtcaagtcaagcctaagttgaagcctagtcatgggttcgagtcggaatttcggcagcatttcgttataacggcgattatgccctaagaaaagtgtcctgaaaaagccgtcacaaaccaaaattccgagatggtaggaagtttgcCCATAGCACAAGGATTCCAAacatcaagtttcgtcacaaatgggcaatcctaaggctattttcggaGCAATTTactgtttagttgtgaaaccatctcaatttcactcaaatgctcaaaactcaacaaaagttcgaaacaaatacatggttatgatccttatactaccaattagccatttacaaagtgAATttcgcaaggcaaaatcatttggggggaaagccctaaattttcgactaattagggtcgaaaaccctaattttgtcgatcccatttgagcAAATacagaagataaatgcaagattgatacacatacctcgattagtcatggcaaatgcaagattttggatcaaattttgacggaaatggttggaatttgagagagtaattgagattttaCGTTTCGAAATAAcgaaatgaaacccctgtttcatcgggtttttacacAGAAAAGACGcacccaggaatagacgcagcgggtgttgcgcctcttccaagggacgcagctctcgCTGCgcttcttcctcagcttcccttcatacgagttttcaaaaattcgttatgagttcgttatttttgtgggcccatctttggtgcgcctcttccttgatgccacatcacgtatttggtccgtttgacgtatgttCTTCACCCGGATCCACATCTTCCAGGCCAACAGAAAATTATCGCCTTATTTCTTATCCAAGActtagcttgtcacaacgagcgttccttctttgacaggtgtttcgatacacctttattctgttcccccagcgagagtacacggatagactttccctctcgagacatggagatcagttcccgattatgttcccccagcgagagttctcgaccgacagtcactttcctctcgagacatggagatcaacatcgaccccaaattccgaagtttgtttgaagttgaacacaagcagatttctcccagcagttctagactgtgtcctgctgtcttctcccaatatcgcgttttgtttcccctggagttccaaagaatttcaggtatggtctcttcttatggctggcgagcctccttacgtagtctaatggactttaaacgaccctccccgatagtcgacagactctaaaatgttcccgacgacaggtccttggttcagaccccttgagccgcctcgcgtcgccatagtcgtcaggttgtaatcttcggtTGACCTGATGgctgtactttgactttcgccttgtccaagcctcagtcaaagtgagggctctgtaaatacctcatttctgcacctctcgcaaaccacccggtgatgattgggccgcatgtttggtacgcggaacgatttgtgacagttcgtaagtttatcgttaagtgatcgctcaaacatttatgtctacctcttaaatgtcttctacgtgccgatacggtccttttggcagtaattagagtacatttggagtccgggcctaaaaccgtcttcattttctgacaaccattaaaatgccgagtcagaatgtcatggaatgttccggatatttctattccatattttataaatctttagtctttggtaaacaatttcccgtaatattcacacaaaatgttaaggaaaaccaaatcattccgttattccataaactaaacacggaaatctttcttccgcaggaggaaaccacttgggaaaggacgcagcaagtgctgcgcctcttccaagagacgcagtgcctgctgcgcctcttcccaagtccttttctgcgtatttttcgtatcttttcatatcttttcgagattcacttccaaagtttctccgaaaatccTACTTCcaccgtgtgattagtataaatagagaccttcggtctcacatatttctcacgcgagtgtccgcccttctcttctccctttgcattctagaccacgttattactttttggcgtctacgtgcttgatctttcaaccacgtaagctcggatccttctgattaccagcctcgttttgcatgaccgaccaatttgaccaactccgccataatcaactttaatcaatcttaatcgttttcctcttacgagggcactttcgttacattcgagtcgagcatcactaatcataaacttagttcatctcgtttcgtcaaacatgtaagtctgagggtgtaaatatctcttttatttattgttattcatttattgtaatcatattgtaagatttatgtcgaaaatacaattaaaaccgatttctaaaaccctttgtttaaaaccctttttacggattatcagaggacaaccgtcgagaaaggacgcagcaactgctgcgcctcttcgaagggacgcagtacctgctgcgcctcttcgtgaagctgccgcagttcctgcttcctttcttcttccttcgtcttccgTTAATTTGTTCGTTCTTTTTTCTTTTACTTTCTTTTGTTCCTTgttttaatataacaatctgaacataataatttaatatacatattgttcatcatcattaacatgtagttcatcattaattcccgacttaaatcctaagtaattaatatttgcgggttttcgtcattaaagtcaaatccgggttgtagaaattcgattcattcatattgggtttctggaattcgatctttgatatattctcacctaTTTATTATCGTATTCAACATTagtccgtcattaattcatcgtagttaacctaattaatttgtttagttattaccttgttaattaatcctcattaatcttgtaaataattcgtcctaattagtttcatccatgtttattgcttttacgaCCGTTTATCACATGTAagtaacctgttaatcactttcatccgagtcaaataatataatcaagcttTAAAATcatcaacgaacattaacgatttggaattccggcttcacagccagaactgagccaaggaacagacgcagcgactgctgagccaaggaacagacgcagctctgctgcgcctattcctggctgacttctgtctctgaactcccgtgttgccttgatttagttttaattacgtaattaatctactattattcatattatcgcgtaattcctgttcgttcattcgtttattctttctttctcaaattatccgttttaaaggtattttcgacataaatcattaaatccaaTGTAGTTATtgtattttcctttattgtatttatcattgtgctccttattgcttgtatgctttcacatgtaattgcacttaaatctctacttcgacattaattgtatgattaaattacttgttcaccgacttagtattaattctcacatgttaggattaaaacgttggatgttgcattgcatgcatataatcgacaatatatcgagtatagatgattttccctaatcattagtagaggccgctatcgaggcgggcgggattaggtgttcgaccaaaaaagcttcctaatacgtaccctcaccccttactccagatctctgtgaacatccgtgttcattggcatccacgagagtcattctagacatagaatgctaagggtaacgagttcttggtgttcatgtcactactttgtgtcttgacatggcacgaggtattcgaacggtttccaattttccacaataaattggtggcgactccacaaatgcaaacgcttgtttcccaagcgcccccgtggcccgcgtCCACATGTGGCTGGCCCAAGCACGCATATACAAGTATATCATGCCTTAGTGGCTGCGGTGTAGTATCATCTTCAACCCAAATGGATGCGATCTGTGACGTTGTTGGTGCATTATGTGTACGCTGATCATGCATCGGATCGGCACGTATTAAAATACGTGTTGCCTCTGATACCTCAAGGGTTCGTAAAGAGCGGAAGAATTTTGCATATGGATTGGAATCCATAATTTTCATTAGTATATCAATGACCCTTTTTGAAAATCAGGAGAAATTTGTAAGCGGTGCATCATTTCATGATCAGTGTTGTAAAAATACAACAGGATATACCGTGGACGTTATTCGTTTGGTAAGATGTCGCTAATGAAATGATATACATGACCTTGAACTCTAAAAGTGTAAATTCCACGGTTTCTATGGGCAAACTCATGGTCTTTCTTAATACCTAGAGAGGTAAACGCAAACGAGCTATTATAAAACATTATATTATTACTAAATTTTTTGGATGTGTCATCTTTGAATAAGAAAAGGTATTGTAACGCCTCTGGAACTGGGTTGCTTGGAAGATGTAGTTCACCCTTGTTGCAACAGAAGAGCGGTGATTCATTTCTAAAAAGCTTTGCACCACAACATTGACAAGTAGACGGCAAAGGAAGGATATATGGTTTACTGAGCGGTTTCTTCTTTCCTTAAATATGAGATAGGTTGAAAGTTAAAATTAGTTAGAGTAAGGATCGACTATAAGTTAGCTAATTTAAATTTTGTAGCAGAGCAGTTTTGTTACCCGTAGTAGAAGAACGTGTATTCCTTGTTTGCGTGTTAAAAGTCTCATATGTGCGCGAAGTAGACGCCATGTATTCAAAAGTGCTCAGCCTTACGAATGTAAAATACTTGAATTTAATAAATTGTACAAATATAATAAATCCTTATAAAGAAATAAGGAATGACAAAAACAAATATCATTGCAAACAGACACACAGATACGAAGAGGAGAAAGAGGTTGCCATAAAGTTATAATGTAACAATTAATGGAAAACATAAGTGGTGAATATAAATTTTTGTAACGTAAAATTTATTTAGAAGTATGCAACAACTTCTGTTTCGCTGAATATTTATAGGCAAATTTTTGTTGTTAAACTAAAAAATTGTAATACCCCGAATAAAATTAATTTTaagatatactccctctgtcccggtcatttgttgtccttttccattttaagatgtctcagtcatttgttgtcctttctattttaagaatgaatttgatgagtaatttggtcattcacattcaatttattacacatgtcatttagtaattggccccttcccatttccttggtctttgtgccaaatccaaaggacaacaaatgaccgggacggagggagtatataataataGGACCATTAGAGACTTTATAGACTAAGCTCGTATATTTTTTTTCTGTATACACGAAGATGGCTCCAttttagtaattttttttttttgctaaaatgtaaaaattatatataaaaaaaaaaaagatatacaAAGAATTTGTGCATTAGCACAATGAAGCACTATATGCCTCGTAACAGAATACAAGGCAACAAACAAGCTTCATACTAAGACTCGATATGAATTCTCCATGTCTAAACAAGATTCAAGCATCATCCTAATCTTATCATAGAACCATTATGCCCAGACTTCAGTCAGTCCTGATTTTGCTCAGCCATCGCATATCTTGATTGTGTACAGGGTACTTTATCTTAGGTAAACAGTTTGCCTTCACGACAGTCCTGATTTTGGCCCCTATTACCGGAGGTCTCTCCATTTTACATTCCAGCCTGCATATGTTCCTTTGATGCCAGATGAAGTAAATGGTAGCATTAAGAATAGCACGGATCAATCTTTTTTTCATTCTTGTGGCCCTGTAAGAGATAATCCATCTAAGAACATTCTCCCTTCTTAACTTCATTCCCAACCAGTTTTCCAAGAAAACTAGAATCAGTGAGCTATACTCACAGTCGAAAAACAAATGACTGATAGTTTCTTCCTTGCTTTCACACAGATAGCACCTATTTGTGTCACTGATCCCAATCAGATTGAGCTTAACTCTAGTATTCATAGCCCCTTGATAAACCAACCACGCAATGCACCTATGCTTAGGTACTGACCAAGTGGCCCAGACCTGATGGAACCATGGAACCTTGGGTCCTATATCCCTTAGACCATTATATGCATCcctgattttatacttttcaatcCAATCTCCCTGACTAAAAACCTACCGCAAACTGTTTTTCACTTGCACAATTTTCCTCCAGCTCCAGCTTGAATCAGAAGTAGGATTATACGATTTTCAGTCCTTTCCTTTGAGATAGATGTGACTCACCCACTGAACCCACAGCTTATCAGGTCCGTGAAACACCCACCATGCCAACTTACCAACAGCAACAGTGTTCCAAGTAACCAGATCCCTGAGCCCTAAACCTCCTTCCTGCTTGGGTAAGCAGACTCTATCCCATGCTACAAGTGGAGCTCTGGTATACTCGGTCCTCCCTTCCCATAAAAAGTTCCTACACAAAGCATCAATCCTATTCATTACTCCTTTGGGAATTATGAAAATCATTGCCCAGTAATTGTGATAAGTAGATAGAACAGATTGAACAAGCACAAGCCTCCCAGCATAAGACAATTTTTTTGCACCAATACTTCAAATCCTGCTTGTTATCTTATCAATTAGGCCTCTGCAGTCTTTTTTAGTCAGTCTGGTAGACTGGATGGGTACTCCCAAGTATTTGAAGGGTAAATGTCCCTCCTTAAATCCTGACACTGCTAGAATTTCATCCTTATCAGTTTTGGTCATCCCATTAAAATAAGCATTCGATTTACCTGGACTTAGCTTCAGACCAGAAGATTTGGAGAAGGTACTGAAAGCTCTGAGCATAGTCATAATGGATACTTTATCTCCTTTACAAAAGAGCAAGAGGTCGTCAGCAAACATGAGATGACAAAGCTTAAGCTGAGCACATTTTGGATGGAATTTGAAAGGGAAGTTCTCAGTTGCATAGTTGAACATCCGGGACAGATACTCCATACATATGGTGAATAAGAGGGGAGAAAGAGGGTCTCCTTGTCTGAGACCTCTTTTGCCCTTAAAATAACCAAAGGATTCTCCATTGAGATTAAGAGTATATGTGGGAGTAGTAACACAACACATGATCCAGTTCCTAAATTTGGTAGGAAAATTCAGGGCCTGAAGCATTTGGCTTAAAAATCCCATTCTACCGTATCATACGCCTTCTGAAGATCAATTTTAAACATGCACCTTGCACTTGCTTTAGGGTGTTGATACAACTTGATCAAATCCTGGCAAATGAGGATGTTTTCCATAATGCTCCTGCCTTTAATAAAACCACCTTGATTCTGGCAGATGATATCAGGAAGGATCCTTGCCAATCTGTTGCACATAATTTTGGAGATGCTTATATATaggacattacaacaagcaatggGCCTAAATTGAAGAACAGTAGTGGGTCTCTCAACTTTAGGGATTAAAGTGATATTTGTAGCATTTATTTGCTTAAGAAGTTTCCCTGTCAAGAAAAAATCATGAATAGCTTTTGTTACCTCCTCCCCTATTATGGACCAAGCATCTTTAAAGAATTTGCTAGTATATCCATCTGGCCCACGAGATTTCTCATTTGGGATGCTGAAAATAGAATCTTTTATCTCATTGTCAGTAACAGGTGACAGTAGGGTTTGCCAGTGAGATTCATCACACACTTTGCCTGTCTTAATCACTCTGGATTTGATCCTCATAGTGGTCTGGTTCATGCCAAGAAGACTATTGTAATACTCCAAAAACGCAGTTTGAATAGCCGTCCTGTCCTTGCAAAGCACTCCATTCATACTCTCAATTTGAACCACGGCATTACTTAACCTTCTGGCCTTGATGATCTTATGAAAAGCAATTGTGTTTTTATCTCCTTCCTGCAACCACATAGCCTTTGTTTTTTGCTGAAGAAAACTTAATTTGGCTTTTTGTAGAAGTTTAATTTGTTGGGAAAGATCATATTCTTGTTGAATCAAATGAGCATCAGCAGGTCTGATCACCAAGTCCTGCTGCAGAGCTTCCAGCCTGTCTTCAGCATCCTTGCATATACCCTCAATATCTGAAAAGCATTGCTTGTTCAAACTTTTCAAAACTGGCTTCAGTAATTTCAACTTCTGTGTGACAGTGAACATCCTAAAACCATGAATGTCCTGCTGCCAAATCTGCTGAATACAGTCCTGAAAATCTTTGCATCTCCCCACATATTTAAATATCTAAAACCTCTATACTTTTGCCCATCCTGCTGTAAATCCTTGACTACACAAGGGCAGTGATCAAACATGCCTTCAGGGAGAAAGTTTGCATACATTTCAGGGAAATTTGTAAGCCAATTTTGATTCAACATAAACCTGTCTATCCTACTGTAGACCCTGTCAGCTGGTTTCTGCTTGTTAGACCAGGTATAATAAGCTCATATTGCAGTTAAATCCATCATCCCACAGTCATTGATGCAGTCCTGAAAAGGAGCCATCTCAGCTTCAAAGGTACTAGTGCCCATCCTTTCCTCAACCTGAGTAACACAATTAAAGTCGCCCCAATAGCCCAAGGTCCTTGCATAACACTTGCATACTCCCTCAATTTATCCCATAAATCCACTCTATCTTGAATACTATTAAAGGCATAAACAAAAGTCATGAAGAACTTATTGTTATCAATGAGAGACTAAGCCTCCAGATGGATACATTGAGCATTATAGTCATGAATGTCAACCTGATATTTAGCAGGATTCCAAAGCACCCATATCCTTCCTCCTTTATGTAAATTAGTGTTGGTAGTAATGCACCACCCAGCACTAAAATTATTCATCACTCTTTATTTTGGTTTCTAATAAAGCAAATAAACCAATATCATTATTATGCAAAAACTGAAGAATAGTACGTTGCTTATTTATGTCATTCATGCCTCTTACATTCCAAAAACCTATATTATAGAGCTTGATCATCATTAAAGTTCAGTTTCTCCTTCCTTATAACTCTTATACCTTCCTTAGGAACCCCACTGCCATTTAAAACTTGGACATAAGTTAGCCCTTTCCTACCCATCTCTTGAGAAGAGAAGTTACTGGGATTTATAATCTGGTCTGGTGGAGTGGCAAGTTCTGATCCTGTATGACTTGCACATTTGACATGTTCAGCACTCTGACCAGTATTCTGAGCCCCTTCCACGGTTTTAGCTGGCTCATTAGTACTGATCCTGGGATTCAGCAGCTGTGTCCTATCCTCCTATGGCCTTACTTTTTGTACAGGTTTCCATTCTATCCTCTTAACCATCTTCCTAGGTGCAGGCTTCTGGATTTGATGCTTACACTGGTGTGCTTCATGTCCATAACCCTTACACTTAGTACATTTGGTTGGTTTCCATTCATACTCAACCTGTATCTCAATAATCTTTTCTTATTCATCCTTAAAGCGGATCTGCTCAGGACACTGTTGTCCAATGTTAAGTTCGACCATTATTCTGGCAAAGCTCAAACTAGTCTTACTTCAGTAGCACCATCACCTTTCACATAATGTCCAACCAGATTAGCTATCTTAGGTAGACATTTACCCCAAAATTTGAGAGGGAGCAAATGCAACCTAATCCACTCAGGCACCACTTTGATATCCTCCTTACATAATTCTACATTTGGTTGCCAATCTCGAACTATCAGAGGTTTGTTATCAAATAATTGATGCCCCAACGTTAAGACCTTATTTTTCATCTCAAGTGATTTAAATCTTACTAGGAAAACTCCTTTAGGGAGCAAACAATCACGCCAATCAAACAGCTATGATTTCTCTTATTATGGCAAAAATATCTTATTGCCTCTTATATCAATATGTCTATTGCAATATGACCGTTGTAAATTATCTTTACCAAAATTAGGCTCATtctcttttgtatatatatagcTAGCTCATATTCTTTGTAAACAACAACTTgggcaataataataataatatctttaATCTTATACAATCATACGACTCTATATTTCATTATGGGCAATTTTCTCTTCAATTTTGTATTCTTCAAGACCGTTCCTCGAGGATGGCGATTGGTGTGGGTGAGCAAGTCGATGGCCTCTACTACTTGACGGGAGTCCAGCCTAAAGTTCCTACTATTCACGTCATAGGAGCCCCGAATAAACATGAGATATGGCATCGGAGGTTGGGCCACCCCTCTTCATTTGTTTTACACTATTTACTGTTTTTTAATAAGTGTGCTAAAACTATTTCCTCTAGCACGAATTGTGAGATTTGTCTAAAGGCTAAACAAACTCGGGCCCCTTTTCCTTTAAGTTCAAATACCGCAAACGATATTTTCGATTTGAttcattgtgatttatggggACCATACACCGCTACCTCATCATGTGGATCCCAATATTTTTTAACTGTGGTGGACGATTTTTCACGGTCTACTTGGGTTTACTTACTTCGTCGCAAAAATGACACTCGCACGACCTTATTACATTTTTTTAATATGGTAGAATGAGACTTTAATAAGAAAATTAAAACTTTACGAAGCGATAATGGCACCGAATTTACTCACTTAACTGACTTTTTTTTCGAAAACGgcattcattttcaaacctcccAAGTCGacactccacaacaaaatgggaGGGTCGAATGAAAACACCGACACATTTTAAATGTGGCACGTGCTCTTTTATTTCAAGCTGGTTTACCAATCTCGTTTTGGGGGGAGTCCATTCTCACTGCTGTCTATCTCATCAATAAAACACCAACCCGTTTGCATAATGGAA from Silene latifolia isolate original U9 population chromosome 3, ASM4854445v1, whole genome shotgun sequence harbors:
- the LOC141649671 gene encoding uncharacterized protein LOC141649671 produces the protein MNRIDALCRNFLWEGRTEYTRAPLVAWDRVCLPKQEGGLGLRDLVTWNTVAVGKLAWWVFHGPDKLWVQWVFSQGDWIEKYKIRDAYNGLRDIGPKVPWFHQVWATWSVPKHRCIAWLVYQGAMNTRVKLNLIGISDTNRCYLCESKEETISHLFFDCEYSSLILVFLENWLGMKLRRENVLRWIISYRATRMKKRLIRAILNATIYFIWHQRNICRLECKMERPPVIGAKIRTVVKANCLPKIKYPVHNQDMRWLSKIRTD